Proteins encoded by one window of Streptomyces uncialis:
- a CDS encoding Fpg/Nei family DNA glycosylase, with translation MPEGDTVRQAARRLDRALGGQTLTHCDLRVPRFATVDLTGRTVLEVVPRGKHLLTRVEGGVTVHSHLRMDGSWKVYGPAERWRGGPTHQIRAVLGTSRSTAVGYRLPVLDVLRTSDEHRAVGHLGPDLLGPDWDPDQALVNLLALPERPLGEALLDQRNLAGIGNVYKSELCFLLGVTPWTPVGALPADIAAHTPELARRLLVANQDRPNRSTTGREDQRLFVYGRAPRPCRRCGTPIRRAEQGDGSRPRPTYWCPTCQPGPAPT, from the coding sequence ATGCCAGAAGGAGACACCGTCCGGCAGGCCGCGCGGCGTCTGGACCGCGCGTTGGGCGGGCAGACGCTGACCCACTGCGACCTGCGGGTTCCCCGATTCGCCACCGTGGACCTCACGGGCCGGACGGTGCTTGAGGTGGTGCCGCGTGGCAAGCATCTGCTCACCCGTGTCGAAGGCGGGGTCACCGTCCACTCGCATCTGCGGATGGACGGTTCCTGGAAGGTCTACGGCCCCGCCGAACGCTGGCGCGGTGGCCCCACTCACCAGATCCGTGCCGTCCTCGGGACCTCCCGGTCCACCGCAGTCGGCTACCGGCTGCCGGTACTGGACGTGCTGCGCACCAGCGACGAACACCGGGCCGTGGGCCATCTCGGACCCGATCTCCTCGGTCCGGACTGGGACCCGGACCAGGCCTTGGTGAACCTGCTCGCGCTACCGGAGCGCCCTCTCGGTGAAGCCTTGCTCGACCAGCGCAACCTCGCCGGGATCGGCAATGTCTACAAGTCCGAGCTGTGCTTCCTGCTCGGCGTGACGCCCTGGACCCCGGTCGGCGCCCTGCCCGCCGACATCGCCGCCCACACCCCGGAACTCGCGCGACGGCTGCTCGTCGCCAATCAGGACCGTCCGAACCGCTCGACCACGGGGCGCGAGGACCAGAGGCTCTTCGTCTACGGACGGGCACCCCGCCCCTGTCGGCGGTGCGGCACCCCGATCCGCCGCGCCGAACAGGGCGACGGTTCCCGCCCACGCCCCACGTACTGGTGCCCCACCTGCCAGCCCGGCCCCGCACCGACCTGA
- a CDS encoding Dps family protein gives MYVVKSPLSDADMKTVADALQGALVDLVDLSLIAKQIHWNVVGPRFRSVHLQLDEVVDTARLHSDTVAERASTLGVPPDGRASTVSRTSGIADVPDGWMKDTDAVGTLVNALGAVITRMRERVGVTAEADPVSQDIFIGITADLEKHHWMFQAENG, from the coding sequence ATGTACGTGGTGAAGAGCCCGTTGTCCGACGCCGACATGAAGACCGTGGCCGACGCGCTCCAGGGCGCGCTGGTCGATCTGGTGGACCTGTCCCTGATCGCGAAGCAGATCCATTGGAACGTCGTCGGCCCGCGCTTCCGCTCGGTCCACCTCCAGCTGGACGAGGTGGTGGACACGGCCCGACTGCACTCCGACACCGTCGCCGAGCGCGCGTCGACCCTCGGTGTCCCCCCGGACGGCCGTGCGTCGACCGTGTCCCGCACCAGCGGGATCGCGGACGTGCCGGACGGCTGGATGAAGGACACGGACGCCGTCGGCACGCTGGTGAACGCGCTCGGCGCGGTGATCACCCGGATGCGGGAACGGGTCGGCGTCACCGCCGAGGCCGATCCCGTGAGCCAGGACATCTTCATCGGGATCACGGCCGATCTTGAGAAGCACCACTGGATGTTCCAGGCCGAGAACGGCTGA
- a CDS encoding helix-turn-helix domain-containing protein, whose translation MILLRRLLGDVLRRQRQRQGRTLREVSSSARVSLGYLSEVERGQKEASSELLSAICDALDVRMSELMREVSDELALAELAVSAAAEPVPAGVRPMLNSVSVTGVPPERVTIKAPTEAVDVVAA comes from the coding sequence ATGATTCTGCTCCGTCGCCTGCTGGGTGACGTGCTGCGTCGGCAGCGCCAGCGCCAGGGCCGTACTCTGCGCGAAGTCTCCTCGTCCGCCCGAGTCTCACTCGGCTATCTCTCCGAGGTGGAGCGGGGGCAGAAGGAGGCATCCTCCGAGCTGCTCTCCGCTATCTGCGACGCGCTTGACGTACGGATGTCCGAGCTGATGCGTGAGGTCAGCGACGAGCTCGCGCTCGCCGAGCTGGCGGTCTCGGCTGCGGCCGAGCCGGTGCCCGCGGGGGTGCGCCCGATGCTCAATTCCGTGTCGGTGACCGGTGTGCCACCGGAACGGGTCACGATCAAGGCGCCCACGGAAGCGGTCGACGTGGTCGCGGCCTGA
- a CDS encoding CinA family protein — protein MSQEAAEVLRLLRARGETLAVAESLTGGLVAAGITDVPGASASFRGAVTAYATPLKERLLGVDGDLLAVRGAVDAEVALQMAAGVRTALGADWGAATTGVAGPEPQDGRPVGTVYVAVRGPQDGGKVVALRLKGDRTEIRRESVRSVLALLQDRLSGEQAGNERAQDTEENGGT, from the coding sequence GTGAGTCAGGAGGCCGCCGAGGTGCTGCGGCTGCTGCGCGCGCGGGGGGAGACCCTCGCCGTCGCGGAGTCGCTCACCGGCGGTCTGGTCGCGGCGGGTATCACCGACGTACCCGGCGCGTCCGCTTCCTTCCGCGGCGCGGTGACGGCGTACGCGACCCCGCTCAAGGAGCGACTGCTCGGGGTGGACGGCGATCTGCTCGCGGTCCGCGGGGCCGTCGACGCCGAAGTGGCGCTCCAGATGGCGGCCGGCGTCCGTACCGCCCTCGGTGCCGACTGGGGGGCGGCCACCACCGGGGTCGCCGGACCCGAACCGCAGGACGGCCGACCGGTCGGCACGGTGTACGTCGCCGTGCGCGGGCCACAGGACGGCGGCAAAGTGGTCGCATTGCGGTTGAAAGGCGATCGGACGGAAATCCGTAGGGAGAGTGTACGCAGCGTGCTCGCTCTCCTACAGGATCGGCTGTCCGGTGAACAGGCGGGGAATGAGCGGGCACAGGATACGGAAGAGAACGGGGGGACTTGA
- the pgsA gene encoding CDP-diacylglycerol--glycerol-3-phosphate 3-phosphatidyltransferase, with product MTGVPASAAGGPGRPAPGGKLGAAAVNQASLWNIANILTMIRLLLVPGFVALMLAGGGYDPAWRSLAWAAFAVAMITDLFDGHLARAYNLVTDFGKIADPIADKAIMGAALICLSSLGDLPWWVTGVILGRELGITLLRFVVIRYGVIPASRGGKLKTLAQGTAVGMYVLALTGPLATLRFWVMAVAVVLTVVTGLDYIKQAVVLRRQGIAERRALAATAVAAADREAER from the coding sequence ATGACCGGAGTCCCGGCATCCGCGGCGGGCGGTCCCGGCAGGCCGGCGCCCGGCGGCAAGCTGGGCGCCGCAGCGGTCAACCAGGCCAGCCTGTGGAACATCGCCAACATCCTCACCATGATCCGGCTGCTGCTGGTGCCCGGCTTCGTGGCCCTGATGCTGGCCGGCGGCGGCTACGACCCGGCGTGGCGTTCGCTCGCCTGGGCCGCGTTCGCCGTCGCCATGATCACGGACCTGTTCGACGGTCATCTGGCGCGGGCGTACAACCTGGTCACCGACTTCGGCAAGATCGCCGACCCCATCGCCGACAAGGCGATCATGGGCGCGGCGCTCATCTGTCTGTCCTCGCTCGGGGATCTGCCCTGGTGGGTGACCGGGGTGATCCTCGGCCGTGAGCTGGGCATCACCCTGCTGCGGTTCGTCGTGATCCGTTACGGGGTCATCCCGGCCAGCCGGGGCGGCAAGCTGAAGACCCTCGCCCAGGGCACCGCCGTCGGGATGTACGTCCTGGCGCTGACCGGGCCGCTCGCCACCCTGCGGTTCTGGGTGATGGCGGTGGCGGTCGTCCTGACCGTCGTCACCGGTCTCGACTACATCAAGCAGGCCGTCGTGCTGCGCAGGCAGGGCATCGCCGAGCGGCGCGCGCTCGCCGCCACCGCGGTGGCCGCCGCGGACCGTGAGGCCGAGCGGTGA
- the rimO gene encoding 30S ribosomal protein S12 methylthiotransferase RimO: MPERRTVALVTLGCARNEVDSEELAGRLEADGWQLVEDAEQADVAVVNTCGFVDAAKKDSVDALLEANDLKGHGRTQAVVAVGCMAERYGKDLAEALPEADGILGFDDYADISDRLQTILNGGVHASHTPRDRRKLLPISPAERQRAGAGVALPGHAPVDTPAPLDLPAGLAPASGPRAPLRRRLGSSPVASVKLASGCDRRCTFCAIPSFRGSFISRRPSDVLGETRWLAEQGVKEVMLVSENNTSYGKDLGDIRLLETLLPELAAVDGIERVRVSYLQPAEMRPGLIDVLTSTEKIAPYFDLSFQHSAPAVLRAMRRFGDTDRFLGLLDQIRAKAPEAGVRSNFIVGFPGETEDDLAELERFLTHARLDAIGVFGYSDEDGTEAATYENKLDPDIVAERLARVARLADELTAQRADERHGETLEVLVESLGSAATPGDDLDADEPALGRGAHQAPETDGQVRFVSAAGLTVGRMVRARVVGTEGVDLLAEVMELTTSGVGTEEAAR, from the coding sequence ATGCCCGAACGCCGCACCGTCGCTCTCGTCACTCTTGGCTGCGCCCGTAACGAGGTGGACTCGGAGGAGCTGGCAGGCCGCTTGGAGGCGGACGGCTGGCAGCTCGTCGAGGACGCCGAACAAGCGGATGTCGCCGTCGTCAACACCTGCGGATTCGTCGACGCCGCCAAGAAGGACTCCGTCGACGCCCTCCTGGAGGCCAACGACCTCAAGGGACACGGGAGAACGCAGGCCGTCGTCGCGGTCGGCTGCATGGCGGAGCGGTACGGCAAGGACCTCGCCGAAGCGCTCCCCGAGGCCGACGGCATCCTCGGCTTCGACGACTACGCGGACATCTCCGACCGCCTCCAGACCATCCTCAACGGCGGCGTCCACGCCTCCCACACCCCGCGTGACCGCCGCAAGCTGCTGCCCATCAGCCCCGCCGAGCGCCAGCGCGCGGGAGCCGGGGTCGCCCTGCCGGGCCACGCGCCGGTGGACACCCCCGCCCCCCTCGACCTGCCCGCCGGGCTCGCCCCCGCGTCCGGTCCCCGGGCACCGCTGCGCCGCCGGCTCGGGAGCTCGCCCGTCGCGTCCGTGAAGCTGGCCTCCGGCTGCGACCGGCGCTGCACCTTCTGCGCCATCCCGTCCTTCCGGGGCTCCTTCATCTCCCGGCGCCCCTCCGACGTCCTCGGGGAGACCCGCTGGCTCGCCGAGCAGGGCGTCAAGGAGGTCATGCTGGTATCCGAGAACAACACCTCGTACGGCAAGGACCTCGGCGACATCCGTCTCCTGGAGACCCTGCTGCCCGAGCTGGCCGCCGTCGACGGCATCGAGCGGGTCCGGGTGAGCTACCTCCAGCCCGCCGAGATGCGCCCCGGCCTGATCGACGTGCTGACCTCCACCGAGAAGATCGCCCCCTACTTCGACCTGTCGTTCCAGCACTCGGCGCCCGCCGTGCTGCGGGCGATGCGCCGCTTCGGGGACACCGACCGCTTCCTCGGACTGCTCGACCAGATCCGCGCCAAGGCGCCCGAGGCCGGTGTCCGGTCCAACTTCATCGTGGGGTTCCCCGGCGAGACCGAGGACGACCTGGCCGAGCTGGAACGCTTCCTCACCCACGCCCGCCTCGACGCCATCGGTGTGTTCGGCTACTCCGACGAGGACGGCACCGAAGCTGCCACCTACGAGAACAAGCTCGACCCTGACATCGTCGCCGAGCGTCTCGCGCGCGTGGCACGCCTCGCCGACGAGCTGACCGCGCAGCGCGCCGACGAGAGGCACGGCGAGACACTGGAGGTACTCGTCGAGTCCCTCGGCTCCGCCGCCACGCCCGGTGACGACCTGGACGCCGACGAGCCCGCGCTCGGGCGCGGCGCGCACCAGGCGCCGGAGACCGACGGACAGGTCCGGTTCGTGAGCGCCGCCGGGCTCACCGTGGGCCGTATGGTCAGGGCGAGGGTGGTGGGCACCGAGGGCGTCGACCTCCTGGCGGAGGTCATGGAGCTGACCACGAGCGGCGTAGGCACCGAGGAGGCGGCCAGATGA
- a CDS encoding helix-turn-helix domain-containing protein encodes MSIGKSPEDDHPTEDTGPAGAPADDGPTIGRVLQQARIEAGLTVDEVSAATRVRIPIIHAIEQDDFSRCGGDVYARGHIRTLARAVRVDPAPLLERYATEYGGRPAPTPAAPLFEAERIRPERRRPNWTAAMVAAIVAVIGFVGFTAFNGGDDGAGSPTAGGSAPAASKPAAKPSTGASRPADPKPDPSDSAIAAAPQDKVTVKVSAPDGRSWISVKDQNGRTLFDGPLEQGDAKSFEDKQRIDLVLGNAGAIDLAVNGKAVEDDFQPGQVERLTYTKGDPAAG; translated from the coding sequence GTGTCCATCGGCAAATCCCCTGAAGACGACCACCCGACCGAGGACACCGGTCCCGCCGGTGCCCCGGCGGACGACGGCCCCACGATCGGACGCGTCCTTCAGCAGGCGCGTATCGAGGCCGGGCTGACCGTTGACGAGGTCAGTGCCGCCACCCGGGTGCGCATCCCGATCATCCACGCGATCGAGCAGGACGACTTCAGCCGCTGCGGCGGCGACGTCTACGCGCGCGGGCACATCAGGACCCTCGCGCGAGCGGTGCGTGTCGACCCGGCGCCCCTGCTGGAGCGGTACGCCACGGAGTACGGCGGCCGTCCCGCGCCGACCCCCGCCGCACCCCTGTTCGAGGCCGAGCGCATCCGGCCCGAGCGGCGCCGCCCCAACTGGACCGCCGCCATGGTCGCGGCGATCGTCGCCGTGATCGGTTTCGTCGGCTTCACCGCGTTCAACGGCGGCGACGACGGCGCGGGCTCGCCCACCGCCGGCGGCTCCGCACCCGCGGCCAGCAAGCCCGCGGCCAAGCCGAGCACCGGTGCGTCGCGGCCCGCCGACCCCAAGCCCGACCCGTCCGACAGCGCGATCGCCGCCGCCCCGCAGGACAAGGTCACCGTCAAGGTGAGCGCGCCCGACGGACGCAGCTGGATCTCGGTCAAGGACCAGAACGGCCGCACCCTCTTCGACGGTCCGCTCGAACAGGGCGACGCCAAGTCGTTCGAGGACAAGCAGCGCATCGACCTCGTCCTCGGCAACGCCGGAGCCATCGACCTCGCCGTCAACGGCAAGGCCGTCGAGGACGATTTCCAGCCCGGCCAGGTCGAGCGCCTGACCTACACCAAGGGCGACCCGGCGGCGGGCTGA
- a CDS encoding DNA translocase FtsK codes for MAPRQPAAKKPPAKKATAPAKAPARKAAARKPPPGKAPARKAPARKSAPKPPPKPAPSPTGGLYRLVRALWLGTAHAVGAMFRGIGRGAKGLDPAHRKDGLALLLLGLSLIVAAGTWSNLRGPVGDLVEMLVTGAFGRLDLLVPILLAVIAARLIRHPERPEANGRIVIGLSALVIGVLGQVHIACGAPARSDGMQDIRDAGGLIGWGAATPLTYTVTAVLAVPLLVLLTVFGVLVVTATPVKAVPERLRSLGVRLGLVQPGPDDLSDGYDGYGEDDSRYDDQWREALPARPGRRSAPPEAYDPGQDEDEAPVRRRKPRKGPARPAGDRPLDAVDVAAAAAAALDGAVMHGMPPSPLVADLTQGVGVERDPEPTPSVPPARVKGARIDEPRGTSAVPDLTKSAPEKHRELPPRAEQLQLSGDITYSLPSLDLLERGGPGKSRSAANDVVVASLTNVFMEFKVDAAVTGFTRGPTVTRYEVELGPAVKVERITALTKNIAYAVASPDVRIISPIPGKSAVGIEIPNTDREMVNLGDVLRLADAAEDDHPMLVALGKDVEGGYVMANMAKMPHILVAGATGSGKSSCINCLITSIMVRATPEDVRMVLVDPKRVELTAYEGIPHLITPIITNPKRAAEALQWVVREMDLRYDDLAAFGFRHIDDFNAAVRSGKTKAPPGSERELKPYPYLLVIVDELADLMMVAPRDVEDSIVRITQLARAAGIHLVLATQRPSVDVVTGLIKANVPSRLAFATSSLADSRVILDQPGAEKLIGKGDGLFLPMGANKPTRMQGAFVTEAEVALVVQHCKDQMAPVFRDDVTVGSKQKKEIDEDIGDDLDLLCQAAELVVSTQFGSTSMLQRKLRVGFAKAGRLMDLMESRAIVGPSEGSKARDVLVKADELDGVLAVIRGETQN; via the coding sequence ATGGCCCCACGTCAGCCCGCAGCCAAGAAGCCGCCCGCCAAGAAGGCGACCGCGCCGGCCAAGGCTCCGGCGAGGAAGGCCGCGGCCCGCAAGCCGCCCCCGGGGAAGGCCCCGGCCAGGAAGGCCCCCGCCAGGAAGTCCGCGCCCAAGCCCCCGCCGAAACCGGCGCCCAGTCCGACCGGCGGCCTCTACCGGCTCGTCCGCGCGCTGTGGCTCGGCACCGCCCACGCGGTGGGCGCGATGTTCCGCGGGATAGGGCGTGGCGCCAAGGGCCTCGACCCCGCCCACCGCAAGGACGGACTGGCGCTGCTGCTGCTCGGGCTGTCCCTGATCGTCGCCGCGGGGACCTGGTCGAATCTGCGGGGCCCGGTCGGCGACCTGGTCGAGATGCTCGTCACGGGCGCCTTCGGCCGCCTCGACCTGCTCGTCCCGATACTGCTGGCCGTGATCGCCGCCCGCCTCATCCGGCACCCCGAGCGGCCCGAGGCCAACGGACGGATCGTCATCGGTCTGTCCGCGCTGGTCATCGGCGTCCTCGGCCAGGTGCACATCGCCTGCGGCGCACCCGCCCGCAGCGACGGTATGCAGGACATACGGGACGCGGGCGGCCTCATCGGCTGGGGCGCGGCGACCCCGCTGACGTACACGGTCACCGCGGTCCTCGCGGTGCCGCTGCTGGTACTGCTCACGGTCTTCGGGGTGCTCGTCGTCACCGCGACGCCCGTCAAGGCCGTTCCCGAGCGGCTGCGGTCGCTCGGGGTCCGGCTCGGGCTCGTGCAGCCCGGCCCCGACGACCTCTCCGACGGGTACGACGGCTACGGCGAGGACGACTCCCGCTACGACGACCAGTGGCGCGAAGCGCTGCCCGCGCGCCCCGGACGGCGCTCCGCGCCCCCGGAGGCGTACGACCCGGGGCAGGACGAGGACGAGGCGCCCGTCCGGCGCCGCAAGCCGCGCAAGGGCCCCGCACGGCCCGCCGGGGACCGGCCGCTGGACGCGGTCGACGTGGCCGCCGCCGCTGCCGCCGCCCTCGACGGGGCCGTCATGCACGGAATGCCGCCCTCGCCGCTCGTCGCGGACCTCACCCAGGGCGTGGGCGTCGAACGCGATCCCGAGCCGACGCCGTCCGTGCCGCCCGCGCGCGTGAAGGGCGCCCGGATCGACGAACCGCGCGGCACGTCCGCCGTACCGGACCTCACCAAGTCGGCGCCCGAGAAGCACCGGGAGCTGCCCCCGCGCGCGGAGCAGCTCCAGCTCTCCGGCGACATCACGTACTCGCTGCCGTCCCTGGACCTGCTGGAGCGCGGCGGTCCCGGCAAGTCGCGCAGCGCCGCGAACGATGTCGTGGTCGCCTCGCTCACCAATGTGTTCATGGAGTTCAAGGTGGACGCCGCGGTCACCGGGTTCACCCGGGGGCCCACGGTGACGCGCTACGAGGTCGAGCTGGGACCGGCCGTGAAGGTCGAGCGGATCACCGCGCTGACCAAGAACATCGCGTACGCCGTCGCCAGCCCCGATGTCCGCATCATCAGCCCCATCCCCGGCAAGTCCGCCGTCGGTATCGAGATCCCGAACACCGACCGCGAGATGGTCAACCTGGGGGATGTGCTGCGGCTCGCGGACGCGGCCGAGGACGATCACCCGATGCTCGTCGCGCTCGGCAAGGACGTCGAGGGCGGCTACGTCATGGCCAACATGGCGAAGATGCCGCACATCCTCGTCGCCGGTGCCACCGGTTCCGGCAAGTCGTCCTGCATCAACTGTCTGATCACCTCGATCATGGTGCGGGCGACACCGGAGGACGTCCGGATGGTGCTGGTCGACCCCAAGCGGGTCGAGCTGACGGCCTACGAGGGCATCCCGCACCTGATCACCCCGATCATCACCAACCCCAAGCGGGCCGCCGAGGCGCTCCAGTGGGTGGTCCGCGAGATGGACCTGCGGTACGACGACCTCGCCGCGTTCGGCTTCCGCCACATCGACGACTTCAACGCGGCCGTCCGCAGCGGCAAGACCAAGGCGCCGCCGGGCAGCGAGCGCGAGCTGAAGCCCTATCCGTATCTGCTCGTCATCGTGGACGAGCTGGCCGATCTGATGATGGTCGCCCCGCGGGACGTCGAGGACTCCATCGTGCGGATCACCCAGCTCGCGCGCGCGGCCGGAATCCATCTGGTGCTCGCGACCCAGCGGCCCTCCGTGGACGTGGTCACCGGGCTCATCAAGGCCAACGTGCCCTCCCGGCTCGCCTTCGCCACGTCCTCGCTGGCCGACAGCCGGGTGATCCTCGACCAGCCGGGCGCCGAGAAGCTCATCGGCAAGGGCGACGGGCTCTTCCTGCCGATGGGCGCCAACAAGCCCACCCGGATGCAGGGCGCCTTCGTGACGGAGGCCGAGGTCGCGCTGGTGGTCCAGCACTGCAAGGACCAGATGGCGCCGGTGTTCCGGGACGACGTCACCGTCGGCAGCAAGCAGAAGAAGGAGATCGACGAGGACATCGGCGACGACCTCGACCTGCTGTGCCAGGCCGCCGAACTGGTCGTCTCCACCCAGTTCGGGTCCACGTCGATGCTCCAGCGCAAGCTCCGCGTCGGCTTCGCGAAGGCCGGGCGTCTCATGGACCTGATGGAATCGCGCGCCATCGTCGGCCCCAGCGAGGGCTCCAAGGCACGTGACGTTCTGGTGAAGGCCGATGAGCTGGACGGAGTGCTCGCCGTCATCCGGGGGGAGACGCAGAACTAG
- a CDS encoding response regulator — protein MVQKAKILLVDDRPENLLALEAILSALDQTLVRASSGEEALKALLTDDFAVILLDVQMPGMDGFETAAHIKRRERTRDIPIIFLTAINHGPHHTFRGYAAGAVDYISKPFDPWVLRAKVSVFVELYMKNCQLREQAALLRLQLEGGARAGDGGKEPAGLLAELSARLAAVEEQAEALSKQLDDDSADAAAVATAAHLERKLTGLRRALDALEPGTGSGAAALPSQN, from the coding sequence ATGGTGCAGAAGGCCAAGATCCTCCTGGTCGATGACCGGCCGGAGAATCTGCTGGCGCTGGAGGCCATTCTCTCCGCGCTCGATCAGACACTGGTGCGGGCATCGTCCGGGGAGGAAGCGCTCAAAGCACTGCTCACGGACGACTTCGCGGTCATCCTGCTGGACGTACAGATGCCGGGGATGGACGGCTTCGAGACCGCCGCGCACATCAAGCGGCGGGAGCGGACGAGGGACATCCCGATCATCTTCCTGACCGCGATCAACCACGGCCCGCACCACACCTTCCGGGGTTACGCGGCCGGTGCCGTGGACTACATCTCCAAGCCGTTCGATCCCTGGGTGCTGCGCGCCAAGGTGTCGGTCTTCGTGGAGCTGTACATGAAGAACTGCCAACTGCGGGAGCAGGCGGCCCTGCTGAGGCTTCAGCTGGAGGGCGGCGCCCGCGCGGGGGACGGCGGCAAGGAGCCAGCGGGTCTCCTCGCGGAGCTGTCCGCGCGGCTGGCGGCGGTCGAGGAGCAGGCGGAAGCGCTGTCGAAGCAGCTCGACGACGACTCGGCGGACGCCGCCGCGGTGGCGACGGCCGCTCATCTGGAGCGCAAGCTCACCGGTCTGCGCCGCGCCCTTGACGCGCTGGAGCCCGGTACGGGCAGCGGCGCGGCCGCGCTTCCCTCGCAGAACTGA